A region from the Palaemon carinicauda isolate YSFRI2023 chromosome 9, ASM3689809v2, whole genome shotgun sequence genome encodes:
- the LOC137646595 gene encoding calphotin-like, translating into MINILVSILLGVTFGFPQYTLNVPANPLISGQAVKSSGNALPAPTVQGASALSPILRPTVSLSNVLEQVRQNALEFSAAKSPPGFATQFSPAPTQAPAPIHFHAPISVPANTPASHSIASPTSEQFPHQAQAPFTGNAPVLQPFLAPNQPARAPLVFAPITAFAPVQVPAPAPTTPVSHVFPAPNFAPVASPAPSQTPFVSPAQTPISHTSSVPASALHLPSQNLAQRPGLVFAPITAFAPVQVPAPGPALITQALAPGSHAIPANGNPAPNPFIFIIQGSDSAPVPHTAPQSTPLQNDLTAAPAPSVSPVPVSTAIAQQAPSPTLQVASTPTFTPQDAPASNPSPTPHVASAAIPAQHVISTPAFTSIPNVVPTPAPSAAPFPPVAQALTPAQSVIQLPTPNPIPVNTATSQPTPFILFSQNSVSAHQRIPPSVPQQTAIPAVSPTPQTAFGSIPSQTFNQVNTPAPSEAPVASATHAAPAPFTSFATSSFSSSTSNAAQIPLGIPAVSIQSTSNPSPPQSLFIAPTGSSTISQFPTSIHNFVLGSSAPVPASNIVATEDNEERNEGGEEENEEENDDENQEENEEGNEEDDEEDNEKDDDDDDDEEEKEEEDD; encoded by the exons atGATCAAT ATTTTGGTGAGCATCTTACTTGGGGTCACATTTGGATTCCCCCAATATACTCTGAACGTACCTGCTAATCCTCTAATAAGTGGACAAGCTGTAAAATCTTCTGGAAATGCTTTACCAGCACCTACTGTACAAGGCGCTTCAGCTTTATCACCGATTTTGAGACCCACAGTGTCTTTATCAAATGTTTTGGAGCAGGTCAGGCAAAATGCCTTGGAATTTTCAGCAGCCAAGTCACCCCCTGGTTTTGCTACACAATTCTCTCCAGCCCCTACTCAAGCTCCGGCACCAATTCACTTTCATGCGCCAATTTCAGTGCCTGCAAACACTCCTGCCTCACATTCAATTGCATCCCCTACTTCTGAACAATTTCCACACCAGGCTCAAGCCCCATTTACAGGGAATGCACCAGTTCTACAGCCTTTCTTAGCACCTAACCAACCTGCAAGAGCTCCCCTTGTCTTTGCCCCTATAACAGCATTTGCTCCTGTTCAAGTACCTGCTCCTGCACCAACTACACCTGTTTCCCATGTTTTCCCTGCACCCAACTTTGCTCCAGTTGCTTCTCCAGCACCTTCCCAGACTCCATTCGTTTCTCCAGCACAAACACCCATTTCACATACTTCCTCAGTACCAGCCTCTGCTCTCCATCTTCCATCACAGAACTTGGCTCAAAGGCCTGGTCTTGTATTTGCCCCCATTACAGCATTTGCTCCGGTGCAAGTGCCCGCCCCAGGACCTGCACTAATTACTCAAGCACTCGCACCTGGTTCACATGCTATCCCAGCAAATGGTAATCCAGCTCCTAATccctttatatttattattcaaggTTCCGACTCAGCTCCTGTTCCTCATACAGCTCCTCAATCTACCCCTTTACAAAATGATTTAACAGCTGCTCCTGCCCCTAGTGTGTCTCCAGTACCTGTCTCTACTGCAATTGCCCAACAAGCACCCTCCCCTACTTTGCAAGTTGCCAGTACACCTACATTCACTCCTCAGGATGCTCCAGCATCAAATCCTTCCCCTACTCCTCACGTTGCTTCAGCAGCTATACCTGCTCAACATGTTATTTCCACACCTGCATTTACTTCTATTCCCAATGTTGTTCCAACCCCTGCACCTTCCGCAGCCCCTTTCCCCCCTGTTGCTCAGGCTCTCACCCCTGCTCAATCTGTTATTCAATTACCCACACCCAACCCTATACCTGTTAACACTGCCACTTCGCAACCTACCCCATTCATACTATTTTCTCAAAATTCTGTGTCTGCTCACCAAAGAATTCCACCATCAGTTCCTCAACAAACCGCTATTCCTGCAGTCAGTCCTACTCCACAAACAGCTTTTGGCTCCATCCCTTCTCAGACATTTAATCAAGTAAATACACCTGCTCCAAGTGAAGCCCCAGTAGCATCTGCTACCCATGCTGCTCCAGCACCATTTACTAGTTTCGCAACTTCATCTTTCTCGTCCTCTACTTCTAATGCTGCTCAAATTCCCCTTGGAATTCCTGCTGTTTCCATACAATCAACATCTAACCCATCCCCTCCTCAATCTCTATTTATTGCCCCAACTGGAAGTTCAACTATCTCCCAATTTCCTACTTCAATCCATAATTTTGTCCTTGGCAGCAGTGCACCAGTACCTGCAAGTAATATCGTTGCAACAGAAGATAACGAGGAAAGGAATGAGGGTGGTGAggaagaaaatgaggaagaaaatgatgatgaaaacCAGGAAGAGAATGAAGAAGGAAACGAGGAAGATGATGAGGAGGATAAtgagaaggatgatgatgatgatgatgatgaagaggagaaggaggaagaagacgaCTAG
- the LOC137646596 gene encoding mucin-1-like, which yields MVERLVWRSASMPLDVRMPENSQAISQPVCRDLQIVLVSILLGVTYGLPRYSLNEPSNPLVIGQGTKPSGNVNPTSVAPGNSYLPPISGSSALSTGQGVTSPTAILPNSLKQAVQTLSHSAAKPTQQHLSNQPGASTIGFSRGTPNTPSSFTFSESLPFNNIQHLTFQNSAPLNDIVRQPSSAPIFESNGAQVLGPFTLPANSQLSSLAPSTFTAPFTASAPSSGQNAVLSPAQTAPGNPLLRPRPATIVRPLSTSAVRVSPTSSSAPRGSQGLPTGQRFSPAPTSAPRASQRLPTGQRFSPAPTSAPRASQGLSTGQRFSPAPTSAPRASQGLPTGQRFSPAPTSAPRPSQGLPTGQRFLPVSTSAPRGSQGLPTVQQVSPAPTFAPQFSPATTSVPRAPQRLPTVQRFSPAPTSALQFSPAPTSAPRGPPQIPTIQRFSSAPTSAPQFSRAPTSVPRAPQRLPTVQRFSPAPTSAPQFSPAPTSVPRAPQQLPTVQRVSPAPTSAPQFSPAPTSASRASQGLPTVQRVSPASTSTPRASQGLPTVQRVSPAPATAPRASQGLPAVQRFSPAPTSAPSAPQFSTPPTSAPRFSPAPTSAPRLSPAPTSVPRVSPAPTSASRFPPAPTSAPRLSQAPASAPRFSPAPTSAPRFSPAPTSTPRFSPGPTSAPLSSLAPTSAPRFSTAPASANPASQGLPSVQRFSPGPTTAPLGSLDPTHTQFGVPRPGPTFTRIPSVASSPTSAPARASFIAPTSTPTPARAPAPAPAPAPAPAPSPAPIQAPVSAPFVNSVPNAAQAPFSAPFAAQVPTPVRAPNLAPAPAPAPVSPHVFPRPTFTSVPLNFQRPVPAPQFATPSSSSVSPASPAPQSAPTSSPFVSPASAPAPVSAPQFAQAPSPASAPAPAPQFAQAPSPAFAPAPAPQFGQTPTPAFAPAPAPQFAQALSPASAPAPAPQFAQAPSPAFAPAPAPQFGQTPTPAFAPAPAPQFAQAPSPASAPAPAPQFAPQPSPASAPAPAPQFAQAPSPAFAPAPAPQFGQTPTPAFAPAPAPQFAQAPSPASAPAPQFAPQASPAFAPANAPQVDPFPSPQFALASFPAHVPQFAPAQSSFASPASAPVLGPQFASVPSPFVSPSSASQVAPAPSQIFSPASAPSPTPQFALAQSPASALSLAPQFAPAPSPFFSLVSAPPSAQQFGAAVTPLHNVPQFSFVQSPVQSIAIADQQSPLSQQVTALTLAGISHGTSFGSSSRDSDSDEFDDSKEDYDYDDDDDDDNNTSEEYRD from the coding sequence GTTTTGGTGAGTATATTACTTGGGGTCACGTATGGTTTGCCCAGGTACAGTCTTAATGAACCTTCCAATCCCTTGGTGATTGGTCAAGGTACAAAACCTTCAGGAAATGTTAACCCAACATCCGTTGCCCCAGGGAACTCCTACCTCCCCCCCATAAGTGGGTCTAGTGCCTTGTCTACCGGTCAAGGTGTAACGTCTCCAACTGCTATATTACCAAATTCATTAAAGCAAGCTGTGCAGACATTATCGCATTCAGCAGCAAAGCCCACACAGCAGCACCTGTCAAACCAACCGGGTGCTTCAACCATAGGATTTTCCAGAGGAACTCCCAACAccccttcttcttttacctttagtGAATCTTTGCCATTTAATAATATTCAACATTTGACTTTTCAAAATTCTGCTCCTTTGAATGATATTGTCCGACAACCCTCCTCTGCGCCTATATTTGAAAGTAATGGTGCCCAGGTACTTGGTCCTTTTACACTACCAGCAAATAGCCAGCTTAGTTCTTTAGCACCTTCCACTTTTACTGCACCATTTACTGCTTCAGCTCCTTCCTCAGGGCAAAATGCAGTTCTTTCTCCAGCACAAACAGCACCTGGTAACCCTCTTCTTAGACCCAGACCAGCTACAATAGTTCGTCCATTATCTACATCGGCTGTACGTGTGTCTCCAACATCTTCATCTGCTCCACGGGGTTCTCAAGGACTACCAACTGGTCAACGGTTTTCGCCAGCCCCTACATCTGCTCCACGTGCTTCTCAAAGACTACCAACTGGTCAACGGTTTTCGCCAGCCCCTACATCTGCCCCACGTGCTTCTCAAGGACTATCAACTGGTCAACGGTTTTCGCCAGCCCCTACATCTGCTCCACGTGCTTCTCAAGGACTACCAACTGGTCAACGGTTTTCGCCAGCCCCTACATCTGCTCCACGTCCTTCTCAAGGACTACCAACTGGTCAACGGTTTTTGCCAGTCTCTACATCTGCTCCACGTGGTTCTCAAGGACTACCAACTGTTCAACAGGTTTCTCCAGCCCCTACATTTGCTCCACAGTTTTCTCCAGCCACAACATCTGTTCCACGTGCCCCTCAACGACTACCAACTGTTCAACGGTTTTCTCCAGCCCCTACATCTGCTCTACAATTTTCTCCAGCCCCTACATCTGCTCCCCGTGGTCCTCCACAAATACCAACAATCCAACGGTTTTCTTCAGCCCCTACATCTGCTCCACAGTTTTCTCGAGCACCTACATCTGTTCCACGTGCTCCTCAACGACTACCAACTGTTCAACGGTTTTCTCCAGCCCCTACATCTGCTCCACAGTTTTCTCCAGCACCTACATCTGTTCCACGTGCTCCTCAACAACTACCAACTGTTCAACGTGTTTCGCCAGCCCCTACATCTGCTCCACAGTTTTCTCCAGCCCCTACATCTGCTTCACGTGCTTCCCAAGGACTACCAACTGTTCAACGGGTTTCTCCAGCCTCTACATCTACTCCACGTGCTTCTCAAGGACTACCAACTGTTCAACGGGTTTCTCCAGCCCCTGCAACTGCTCCACGTGCTTCTCAAGGACTACCAGCTGTTCAGCGGTTTTCTCCAGCCCCTACATCTGCTCCATCTGCTCCACAGTTTTCTACACCCCCTACATCTGCTCCTAGGTTTTCTCCAGCCCCTACATCTGCTCCACGGCTTTCTCCAGCCCCTACATCTGTCCCACGGGTTTCTCCAGCTCCTACATCTGCTTCACGGTTTCCCCCAGCCCCTACATCTGCTCCACGGCTTTCTCAAGCCCCTGCATCTGCTCCACGGTTTTCTCCAGCCCCTACATCTGCTCCAAGGTTTTCTCCAGCCCCTACATCCACTCCACGGTTTTCTCCAGGCCCTACATCTGCTCCACTGTCTTCTCTAGCCCCTACATCTGCTCCACGATTTTCTACAGCCCCTGCATCTGCTAACCCTGCTTCTCAAGGATTACCAAGTGTGCAACGGTTTTCTCCAGGCCCTACAACTGCTCCACTTGGTTCTCTAGACCCTACTCATACTCAATTTGGCGTTCCAAGACCAGGCCCTACATTTACTCGTATCCCATCTGTTGCTTCATCTCCAACCTCTGCTCCTGCTCGTGCTTCATTTATTGCTCCAACATCAACACCAACCCCAGCCCGGGCACCAGCTCCAGCTCCTGCTCCAGCTCCTGCTCCAGCTCCATCTCCTGCCCCTATCCAAGCTCCTGTTTCTGCTCCATTTGTTAACTCAGTACCTAACGCTGCCCAAGCTCCTTTTTCTGCTCCATTTGCTGCTCAAGTACCTACCCCAGTTCGTGCTCCCAATCTCGCACCTGCTCCTGCCCCTGCCCCGGTTTCGCCACATGTTTTTCCAAGACCTACATTTACTAGTGTTCCACTTAATTTCCAAAGGCCTGTCCCTGCTCCACAATTTGCTACACCATCATCTTCATCAGTTTCCCCAGCATCTCCTGCTCCACAATCTGCTCCAACATCATCTCCATTTGTTTCTCCAGCATCTGCCCCTGCCCCAGTTTCTGCTCCGCAATTTGCTCAAGCACCATCTCCAGCATCTGCCCCTGCCCCTGCGCCACAATTTGCTCAAGCACCATCACCAGCATTTGCCCCTGCCCCTGCTCCACAATTTGGTCAAACACCAACTCCAGCATTTGCCCCTGCCCCTGCTCCACAATTTGCTCAAGCTCTATCACCAGCATCTGCCCCTGCCCCTGCGCCACAATTTGCTCAAGCACCATCACCAGCATTTGCCCCTGCCCCTGCTCCACAATTTGGTCAAACACCAACTCCAGCATTTGCCCCTGCCCCTGCTCCACAATTTGCTCAAGCACCATCTCCAGCATCTGCCCCGGCCCCTGCTCCCCAATTTGCCCCACAACCATCTCCAGCATCTGCCCCTGCCCCTGCGCCACAATTTGCTCAAGCACCATCACCAGCATTTGCCCCTGCCCCTGCTCCACAATTTGGTCAAACACCAACTCCAGCATTTGCCCCTGCCCCTGCTCCACAATTTGCTCAAGCACCATCTCCAGCATCTGCCCCTGCCCCTCAATTTGCCCCACAAGCATCTCCAGCATTTGCCCCTGCAAATGCTCCACAAGTTGATCCATTCCCATCTCCACAATTTGCTTTAGCATCTTTCCCTGCCCATGTTCCACAATTTGCCCCAGCACAATCTTCATTTGCTTCTCCGGCATCTGCTCCTGTCCTTGGCCCCCAATTTGCTTCTGTACCATCTCCATTTGTTTCCCCATCATCTGCTTCACAAGTGGCTCCAGCACCATCTCAAATTTTCTCTCCAGCATCTGCCCCTTCCCCTACTCCACAATTTGCTCTAGCACAATCTCCAGCATCTGCCCTTTCCCTAGCTCCACAATTTGCTCCAGCACCATCTCCATTTTTCTCTTTAGTATCTGCCCCTCCTTCTGCTCAACAATTTGGTGCAGCAGTCACTCCTCTTCATAATGTTCCACAGTTTTCATTTGTTCAGTCTCCAGTTCAATCCATAGCAATTGCAGACCAGCAAAGCCCGTTGTCACAGCAAGTCACTGCCCTGACACTGGCTGGAATTAGTCATGGAACAAGTTTTGGTAGTTCTTCAAGAGATTCTGACAGCGATGAGTTTGATGATTCAAAGgaagattatgattatgatgatgacgatgatgacgacaaTAACACCAGTGAAGAATACCGAGATTAA